The Syntrophorhabdus sp. region GGTGCTAGGCTTAATAGTAGAGCTTGCAGCAAAAGGAGGGGCCATGGATGAGAGGAATGTCTTGATCGCCTTTGATGGTTCCGAGAGCGCCTTCAAGGCTGTGAACTATGTGGCGGACCAGTTCTCGGGGCTCAGGGATATCAAGGTAACGCTACTCTATGTCATCCCGAACATACCGCCGCAATTCTGGGATGATGGGCATATCCTCACGGCCGAGGAGAAAGAGGAGCGACAGGTGGTCATCGACAGGTGGTTCGCGAACCAGAAGATGGTGCTCGAGCCCCTCTTTGAGAAGGCACGCCGGCTGTTCGCGGAGAAAGGTATCGAGGGCGGGCAGATCGAGACCATGGTGGCCGGCGACACGGTGACGGTGGCAGAAGCGATCCTCGAGGAGGCAAAGTCGGGCCGGTACCGTACGCTCGTCCTTGGCAGGCACGGCGCGGTCCCTGTCCTTGCCGGCGGGCTCGCTGCGACCA contains the following coding sequences:
- a CDS encoding universal stress protein yields the protein MDERNVLIAFDGSESAFKAVNYVADQFSGLRDIKVTLLYVIPNIPPQFWDDGHILTAEEKEERQVVIDRWFANQKMVLEPLFEKARRLFAEKGIEGGQIETMVAGDTVTVAEAILEEAKSGRYRTLVLGRHGAVPVLAGGLAATILHKGAGLAVCIVE